One genomic segment of Brevibacillus laterosporus LMG 15441 includes these proteins:
- a CDS encoding flagellar protein FlgN, producing MAHVNELFAVLDNLTELHQALYTLAMEKREVLVKNDMQQLTDLVKKEQQLLKAVQRTELLRKDMTNTIFNEKGVAVTDGTLQDVIRLCTDVEMKNQLAQRREELLRVIGKLKEENEQNQQLLEYSLDFVNMSLDLFTDRPEEDFIYKNPVNQQLHSSTNRSIFNHKA from the coding sequence ATGGCGCATGTAAACGAACTCTTTGCCGTGTTGGATAATTTGACGGAGCTTCACCAAGCGCTATATACACTAGCGATGGAGAAGCGAGAAGTTTTGGTAAAAAACGATATGCAACAATTAACTGACCTTGTCAAAAAAGAGCAACAGTTGTTAAAGGCTGTTCAGAGAACTGAGCTATTGCGTAAAGATATGACCAACACGATCTTTAATGAAAAGGGTGTAGCTGTTACGGATGGAACCCTACAAGATGTTATTAGATTGTGTACGGATGTAGAGATGAAAAATCAGTTAGCTCAGCGTCGGGAAGAATTACTCAGAGTCATTGGAAAATTGAAGGAAGAGAACGAGCAAAATCAGCAGTTATTGGAGTACTCCCTTGACTTTGTCAATATGAGCCTTGACTTGTTCACTGATCGACCGGAAGAGGACTTTATTTATAAAAACCCAGTGAATCAACAGTTACACTCGTCAACGAATCGTTCTATTTTTAACCATAAGGCATAG
- the flgM gene encoding flagellar biosynthesis anti-sigma factor FlgM, whose product MRINETNRTGMIQAYNKANKVQQNSQLKHKWGKDEVSISTEGMELLKLGEEQEMDSARLAKISELKSKVENGTYQVPSDQIAEKFIAFWKKS is encoded by the coding sequence ATGCGTATTAATGAAACCAACCGCACAGGAATGATACAAGCCTATAATAAGGCTAATAAGGTGCAGCAGAATAGTCAATTAAAGCATAAATGGGGAAAAGATGAAGTTTCAATTTCTACTGAGGGAATGGAACTTCTGAAGCTAGGGGAAGAACAAGAAATGGACTCAGCTCGTCTAGCTAAAATTTCTGAACTAAAAAGCAAGGTTGAAAACGGTACATATCAAGTGCCTAGCGATCAAATCGCTGAGAAATTCATTGCTTTTTGGAAAAAATCGTAG
- a CDS encoding TIGR03826 family flagellar region protein, translating to MGLGQLANCPICDVLFVKGIRDVCPSCYKEQEKQYELCASFLRKRENRGATIYQLSEGTGVEVKEITRFIREGRISVQSNPNLGYPCESCGEIIQSGAMCTNCSGKLQREITQQIDVERRLTDDERKTNQVYKFRKE from the coding sequence ATGGGATTAGGACAACTAGCAAACTGTCCAATATGTGATGTGCTGTTTGTGAAAGGAATAAGAGATGTATGTCCATCATGCTATAAAGAACAAGAGAAGCAATACGAATTATGTGCTAGCTTCCTGAGAAAAAGGGAAAATCGCGGTGCTACCATTTATCAATTGAGCGAAGGTACGGGTGTCGAGGTGAAAGAGATTACTCGATTTATTCGTGAAGGACGGATTTCAGTTCAAAGCAACCCGAACCTTGGATACCCATGTGAAAGCTGTGGGGAAATTATTCAATCAGGGGCTATGTGTACAAATTGTTCAGGTAAGCTACAACGTGAAATTACACAACAAATTGACGTTGAACGTCGTCTTACGGATGATGAGCGAAAAACAAATCAGGTCTATAAGTTTAGAAAAGAATAG
- a CDS encoding polysaccharide deacetylase family protein, whose amino-acid sequence MKKKPFFLVFFLLLLLFSILVYWFRPENVGIENTDYVQQKTGDHTSHSLEPKGPDVEQIPSRTSKPEEKLPNERWYKDKVVILNYHHIDRDSNKPFVITPEQFGEHLQFIKEHNFHPISLREFFTFMQTGVTAKENAVLFTFDDGYESYYTHAYPLLSKYGYPSASFVIAGRLRDTMDRKRENMTVPLAYQQIDEMLASGLVDIGSHTFSLHEHKELDEWGVQKAGTEPVYLEEFQRAENEEEYQSRLFVDFKMSKIGLEQLVKKPIASLSLPQGYKSKIVIDSAKEAGYQYVFTSRRDVVKPNEDPYSIPRFDVGIRKVGAPQLLELFTKVKMEE is encoded by the coding sequence ATGAAGAAAAAACCTTTCTTTCTCGTCTTTTTCCTTCTTCTTCTTCTGTTTTCTATCCTTGTGTATTGGTTTAGACCAGAGAATGTAGGGATAGAAAATACGGATTATGTGCAACAAAAGACGGGGGATCATACGTCTCATTCATTAGAACCTAAAGGGCCAGACGTAGAGCAAATTCCTTCTAGAACTAGTAAACCAGAAGAAAAGCTACCAAACGAGAGATGGTATAAAGACAAGGTTGTCATCTTGAATTATCATCACATTGATCGTGACAGTAATAAGCCATTTGTAATAACACCAGAGCAGTTTGGTGAGCATTTACAATTTATAAAGGAACATAACTTTCATCCTATTAGCCTAAGAGAGTTTTTTACTTTTATGCAAACAGGCGTAACTGCCAAGGAGAATGCAGTTTTATTTACGTTTGATGACGGCTATGAAAGTTATTACACACATGCATATCCGTTGCTTTCCAAATATGGGTATCCATCTGCATCTTTTGTAATTGCAGGTAGATTGCGAGATACCATGGATCGAAAGCGAGAAAATATGACCGTTCCTTTAGCTTATCAACAAATTGACGAAATGCTGGCTTCCGGCTTAGTTGATATTGGCTCGCACACATTCAGTTTACATGAGCATAAAGAGCTGGATGAGTGGGGAGTACAGAAAGCGGGAACGGAGCCTGTATATCTAGAAGAATTCCAACGTGCAGAGAATGAGGAAGAGTACCAAAGTCGTTTATTTGTTGATTTTAAGATGTCGAAAATAGGCTTAGAGCAACTTGTGAAAAAGCCTATAGCCTCTCTCTCCTTACCCCAAGGCTATAAAAGCAAGATTGTGATTGACTCGGCAAAGGAAGCAGGATATCAGTATGTCTTTACATCTAGAAGAGACGTTGTGAAGCCAAATGAAGATCCATATTCCATCCCGAGATTTGATGTAGGAATACGCAAGGTAGGTGCACCCCAGCTCCTTGAACTATTTACTAAAGTAAAAATGGAAGAATAA
- the map gene encoding type I methionyl aminopeptidase, with protein sequence MIVIKTKEEIELMRQAGIILASIHQKIATMIQPGITTWEIDQFVERYLKEHGAKPEQKGYHGYPYATCASINDVICHGFPSKKELKNGDIVTIDMVVNLNGWLADSAWSYGVGQISEEADRLLTTTKDALYLGIEQAVVGNRIGDISHAIQTFAEERGYSVVRDFTGHGIGQKMHEDPYVPHFGPAGKGVRLKEGMVLTIEPMLNVGTYHAVVDEEDGWTARTRDGKLSAQYEHTLAITADGPQILTQL encoded by the coding sequence ATGATCGTTATTAAAACCAAGGAAGAAATTGAACTCATGCGTCAGGCTGGCATCATTTTGGCTAGTATCCACCAAAAAATTGCTACCATGATTCAACCAGGTATTACGACTTGGGAAATTGATCAATTCGTAGAACGTTACCTAAAAGAACATGGTGCCAAACCTGAGCAAAAAGGCTATCATGGCTATCCTTATGCCACATGCGCATCAATTAACGATGTCATTTGCCACGGATTCCCTTCTAAAAAGGAATTAAAAAATGGTGACATCGTAACGATTGACATGGTTGTTAATCTTAACGGATGGTTGGCCGACTCTGCTTGGTCATATGGAGTAGGACAAATCTCAGAGGAAGCTGATCGTCTATTGACTACCACCAAAGATGCTCTGTATCTAGGGATTGAGCAAGCAGTTGTTGGCAATCGTATCGGCGATATCTCCCATGCTATTCAAACATTCGCCGAAGAGCGCGGATACTCAGTCGTCCGCGATTTTACCGGCCATGGAATTGGCCAAAAAATGCATGAAGATCCTTATGTTCCACACTTTGGGCCTGCTGGTAAAGGAGTTCGCTTGAAGGAAGGCATGGTTCTCACCATTGAGCCCATGCTGAATGTAGGAACTTATCATGCAGTCGTAGATGAGGAAGATGGGTGGACAGCACGTACGCGTGACGGGAAATTATCAGCTCAGTACGAACACACTCTTGCTATTACGGCAGATGGGCCACAAATCCTAACTCAATTATAA
- the flgK gene encoding flagellar hook-associated protein FlgK produces the protein MRSTFHLLEVSKRALFAQQAALNVTGHNVANTNTIGYTRQRVNMAASTPIPGPGMNADRAPGLLGTGVYATDIQRIREDYIDGQYRAAAKNTGYWNDMVKTINNIEDIMNEPSENGLQKVMDQMWKGWEDLSGDPRNQSVRSVLRERAVAVADTFNHMHNRLTQLQDDLNNEVAVQANSIDSIAKQIASINKQIGDVVPHGYQPNDLYDQRDVLIDKLSAMAEVKVTPTEHGMVNITIGGQPLVNNSTSVEVKATKNTATGKFDVTLGGGEFKPLKGTGTLSAAIEGRDETTANMLQKVNSLAVNLAREINEVHKTGYNLDDIKNGTQEGLNFFVIDGGKDNPTSAANIKVNPEILKSLDKIAAARADETGKVNDGNNQNALEISKIKNKLIPAGTGNNPNDFPQSSTIDDFYRHTIAQLGVDGQEAIRNFKNAETSSDMILMNRESVSGVDTDEEMTNLIKFQKAYGAAARVMTSMDEILDKIINGMGRVGL, from the coding sequence ATGAGATCAACCTTCCATCTACTTGAAGTAAGTAAGAGAGCGTTGTTTGCACAACAGGCTGCTTTAAACGTAACAGGACACAACGTTGCAAATACCAATACCATTGGATATACTCGTCAGCGCGTTAATATGGCTGCTTCAACTCCAATCCCGGGACCTGGAATGAATGCAGACCGTGCACCGGGTTTACTTGGTACCGGGGTGTATGCAACAGATATTCAACGCATTCGGGAAGATTACATAGATGGTCAATATCGGGCTGCGGCTAAAAATACAGGCTATTGGAATGACATGGTTAAAACGATTAATAACATAGAGGATATTATGAATGAACCGTCCGAAAATGGCTTACAGAAGGTTATGGATCAAATGTGGAAAGGGTGGGAGGATTTATCCGGAGACCCAAGGAACCAATCTGTACGTTCTGTTTTACGGGAACGAGCGGTGGCAGTAGCCGACACATTTAATCATATGCACAACCGCCTTACACAACTACAAGATGATTTAAATAATGAGGTAGCCGTACAAGCCAACTCTATTGATTCTATTGCCAAGCAAATCGCGTCCATTAATAAACAAATTGGTGATGTTGTACCACATGGTTACCAGCCGAATGATTTATATGACCAACGCGATGTTCTCATTGATAAGCTTTCTGCGATGGCTGAGGTTAAGGTTACGCCAACAGAACATGGCATGGTCAATATTACCATAGGTGGACAACCACTTGTGAACAATTCTACTTCTGTTGAAGTGAAAGCCACAAAAAACACCGCAACAGGAAAATTTGATGTTACCTTGGGTGGAGGAGAGTTTAAACCGCTTAAGGGAACGGGAACATTGTCAGCAGCAATTGAAGGAAGAGATGAAACTACGGCTAATATGCTACAAAAGGTGAATTCTCTCGCTGTTAATTTAGCTCGTGAGATAAATGAAGTTCATAAAACGGGCTACAACCTTGATGATATTAAAAATGGTACTCAGGAAGGTCTTAATTTCTTTGTTATTGACGGGGGAAAAGACAATCCGACAAGTGCAGCAAATATTAAAGTAAATCCTGAGATTTTAAAAAGCTTAGATAAAATTGCAGCAGCTAGAGCTGATGAAACAGGGAAAGTTAATGATGGAAATAACCAAAATGCTCTGGAGATCTCCAAAATTAAAAATAAACTAATTCCCGCGGGAACAGGCAACAATCCGAATGATTTTCCGCAATCCTCAACCATTGACGACTTTTATCGCCACACGATCGCTCAATTGGGTGTAGATGGTCAGGAAGCAATCCGTAATTTTAAAAATGCAGAAACGTCTTCAGACATGATTCTTATGAACCGTGAGTCTGTATCAGGAGTTGATACCGATGAAGAAATGACGAACCTTATCAAGTTTCAGAAGGCATATGGCGCAGCGGCTCGTGTAATGACCAGCATGGATGAGATCTTAGACAAAATCATTAATGGTATGGGGCGTGTAGGTTTGTAG
- a CDS encoding ComF family protein: MHRIRLQERGFNQAQKLAEYVGYHQKIPCVPLWERQKETEKQSKQKGRAARFESMQDAFVIHPSLHTTSHCFQPFSIWPKKTSWHVLIVDDIFTTGATIEACAKVLSYYAKKQNLQLSVCSLTLAR, translated from the coding sequence ATGCACAGGATTCGGTTACAAGAACGGGGATTTAATCAAGCGCAGAAGCTAGCCGAATATGTGGGGTATCATCAGAAAATTCCTTGTGTTCCGCTATGGGAGCGTCAAAAGGAAACCGAAAAGCAAAGTAAGCAAAAAGGACGGGCAGCACGTTTTGAAAGTATGCAGGATGCATTCGTGATTCATCCGAGCCTGCATACTACATCTCATTGTTTTCAGCCATTTTCTATTTGGCCAAAAAAAACCAGTTGGCATGTACTGATAGTAGATGATATTTTTACAACAGGGGCAACAATTGAAGCATGTGCTAAGGTACTTTCGTACTATGCGAAAAAACAAAATCTTCAGTTATCCGTCTGTAGTCTCACATTGGCTCGTTAA
- the metK gene encoding methionine adenosyltransferase → MELQKGRRLFTSESVTEGHPDKICDQVSDSILDAILSKDPNARVACETSVTTGLVLVAGEITTSTYVDIQKLVRDTIREIGYDRAKYGFDADTCGVITAIGEQSADIALGVDQALEAREGSMTDAEIEAIGAGDQGLMFGYACNETPELMPLPISMAHQLARRLTEVRKNGTLEYLRPDGKTQVTVEYDGDKPVRIDTIVISTQHAPEVELDQIKKDLMEQVIKPIVPTNLLDDQTKYFINPTGRFVIGGPQGDAGLTGRKIIVDTYGGYARHGGGAFSGKDPTKVDRSGAYAARYVAKNIVAAGLAEHCEVQVAYAIGVAQPVSIAVNTFGTGKIAESDLVALVRKHFDLRPAGIIKQLDLRRPIYKQTAAYGHFGRNDLNVPWERTDKAEDLKKDAASL, encoded by the coding sequence ATGGAATTGCAAAAAGGGCGTCGCTTGTTTACATCTGAGTCCGTTACTGAAGGACATCCAGATAAGATTTGTGACCAAGTTTCTGATTCTATTCTTGATGCGATCTTATCTAAAGATCCGAATGCTCGTGTAGCATGCGAGACATCTGTTACCACCGGATTAGTACTTGTGGCAGGTGAAATCACAACTTCTACATATGTAGATATCCAAAAGCTAGTAAGAGATACGATTCGTGAAATTGGTTACGATCGTGCAAAATATGGTTTTGATGCAGATACATGCGGTGTTATTACTGCAATCGGCGAGCAATCAGCAGATATCGCACTAGGTGTTGACCAAGCGTTGGAAGCACGTGAGGGTAGCATGACTGATGCTGAAATCGAAGCAATCGGTGCAGGTGACCAGGGTCTAATGTTTGGTTATGCTTGCAACGAAACACCAGAATTAATGCCTCTTCCAATCAGCATGGCTCACCAGTTGGCACGTCGTCTGACAGAAGTGCGTAAAAATGGTACGCTTGAATACCTTCGTCCAGATGGTAAAACGCAAGTAACTGTTGAATACGATGGCGATAAACCAGTTCGCATCGATACAATTGTTATTTCTACTCAACATGCTCCAGAAGTAGAACTAGATCAGATTAAAAAGGATCTAATGGAGCAAGTAATTAAACCGATCGTTCCTACAAATCTGTTAGACGATCAAACGAAATACTTCATTAACCCAACCGGACGTTTCGTTATCGGTGGTCCTCAAGGGGATGCCGGTTTAACTGGTCGTAAAATCATCGTAGATACGTATGGCGGTTATGCTCGTCATGGCGGTGGTGCATTCTCCGGTAAGGATCCTACAAAAGTAGACCGTTCTGGTGCTTATGCAGCTCGCTATGTAGCGAAAAACATTGTAGCTGCAGGTCTTGCTGAACATTGCGAAGTACAGGTAGCTTATGCAATCGGGGTAGCTCAACCGGTATCTATCGCTGTAAATACATTTGGAACAGGAAAAATTGCGGAATCTGATTTGGTAGCATTGGTTCGCAAGCACTTTGATCTGCGCCCAGCAGGCATTATTAAGCAATTAGACCTACGCCGTCCGATCTATAAACAAACCGCAGCATATGGTCATTTCGGACGCAATGATCTGAATGTACCATGGGAGCGTACAGATAAAGCAGAAGATCTAAAAAAAGACGCTGCTAGCCTGTAA
- a CDS encoding response regulator, which produces MEKLLDEIKIVLVDDHQLFREGVKRILDMESGFKVVGEGSDGMEAPKLVAEYRPDVLLMDINMPNVNGVSAAEEVVKISPETKVIILSIHDDEGYVYRTLRSGASGYLLKDMGTSELVEAVRVVAQGGAYIHPKVTGKLIDEFRRLSEQEESMDRSITFEESPVMDPRIIESLTRREREVLQLMAEGKSNRMIGEYLFISEKTVKNHVSSILQKLNVQDRTQAVVISIKNGWVKL; this is translated from the coding sequence GTGGAAAAATTGTTGGATGAAATTAAAATCGTGTTAGTAGACGATCATCAATTGTTTCGTGAAGGCGTAAAGAGAATACTCGATATGGAATCTGGTTTCAAAGTGGTGGGCGAAGGTTCAGATGGAATGGAGGCTCCCAAGCTAGTAGCTGAATACAGACCAGATGTATTATTGATGGATATTAATATGCCAAATGTAAACGGTGTTTCGGCTGCAGAAGAGGTAGTAAAAATTAGCCCAGAAACAAAAGTAATCATTTTATCCATTCATGATGATGAAGGATATGTCTACCGCACACTGCGTTCAGGAGCATCCGGTTATTTACTAAAGGATATGGGGACTTCTGAATTGGTAGAAGCGGTACGCGTAGTTGCCCAAGGTGGAGCGTATATCCATCCAAAAGTGACCGGTAAGTTAATCGACGAATTCCGTCGCTTAAGTGAGCAGGAGGAGTCAATGGATCGTAGTATTACGTTCGAAGAGTCACCAGTGATGGATCCGCGTATCATTGAATCCTTGACGCGTCGTGAGCGTGAAGTTTTGCAATTAATGGCAGAAGGAAAAAGCAACCGAATGATCGGTGAATATTTATTCATCAGTGAAAAAACGGTTAAAAACCATGTAAGCAGTATTTTACAAAAGCTAAATGTACAGGATCGTACTCAAGCTGTGGTTATATCCATCAAGAATGGCTGGGTAAAGCTGTAA
- a CDS encoding sensor histidine kinase, producing the protein MDKGIDISLLDGVIKKTIRTVEMSKEQIFQIAEGARSESNAIKKEIVEIRQILSEVIQNVDNLELQSRRSRSRLVQVSRNFQSFTENDIRAAYEEAHNVQIELSLMRERENNLKKRRDELEFRLRNILETITRAEGLLSQISVVHSFLAGDLSKVEEALESAKQHQLMGLKIIQAQEEERKRVAREIHDGPAQSMANVVLRTEIVEKMLKNDAIQDAQQELGSLKEIVRMSLADVRKIIFDLRPMALDDLGLIPTLQKYIQTFEDRSKLHIDLIVFGKEHKLESSFKAAAFRLVQECLNNVYKHAKANFVQIKVEFQLENMFIVVKDDGIGFNVSEVSKKGQSFGIMGMKERCQLLNGRIGITSNSQEGTRVVFQIPLQPASVFKSTGKQGG; encoded by the coding sequence ATGGATAAAGGCATTGATATCAGCCTTCTAGATGGGGTCATAAAAAAAACGATTCGAACGGTTGAAATGAGCAAAGAGCAAATATTTCAGATAGCAGAAGGTGCTCGTTCGGAAAGTAATGCAATCAAAAAAGAGATTGTTGAAATACGGCAAATATTGTCAGAAGTGATCCAGAATGTTGATAATTTAGAGTTACAGTCCCGCCGATCCAGGTCGAGATTGGTACAAGTAAGCCGTAATTTTCAAAGCTTTACTGAAAACGATATTCGAGCAGCTTATGAGGAAGCTCATAATGTTCAGATAGAGCTTTCCTTAATGCGTGAGCGGGAAAATAATCTAAAGAAACGCCGCGACGAACTAGAGTTTCGTTTGCGGAATATTTTAGAGACAATTACTAGAGCAGAAGGGTTACTAAGCCAGATCAGCGTGGTTCACAGCTTTTTAGCAGGAGATTTGTCCAAAGTAGAGGAAGCCTTGGAATCTGCCAAGCAGCATCAGCTTATGGGACTTAAAATTATTCAGGCCCAGGAAGAAGAGCGTAAGCGGGTAGCCCGAGAGATCCATGATGGACCTGCACAATCCATGGCCAATGTAGTATTGCGTACAGAAATTGTAGAAAAAATGTTGAAAAATGACGCAATCCAGGATGCTCAACAGGAATTAGGCAGCTTAAAGGAAATTGTAAGAATGAGTTTAGCAGATGTCAGAAAAATTATTTTTGACTTGAGACCAATGGCTTTAGATGACTTAGGACTCATTCCAACTTTGCAAAAGTATATACAAACCTTTGAGGATCGTAGTAAATTACATATTGATCTAATTGTTTTTGGTAAAGAACATAAGTTGGAAAGTTCATTTAAGGCAGCAGCTTTTCGCTTAGTTCAGGAATGCCTAAACAATGTGTACAAGCATGCGAAAGCTAATTTTGTCCAAATAAAGGTTGAGTTTCAGCTGGAAAACATGTTTATTGTCGTAAAAGATGATGGAATTGGATTTAATGTGAGTGAGGTTAGCAAAAAGGGACAATCGTTCGGAATAATGGGAATGAAGGAACGTTGCCAATTACTGAATGGCAGAATCGGCATTACGTCCAATAGCCAAGAAGGGACTAGAGTGGTGTTTCAAATACCGCTACAGCCCGCGTCAGTATTCAAAAGTACCGGCAAACAGGGAGGGTAA
- a CDS encoding DEAD/DEAH box helicase, with the protein MHEYVLYLKEDGHSVLAYITPCFQVDKQFWNEQNGQRLHIIGKSTSLSLLFGIRDRVNRKIMQQAAAGQVASHTLKQARLVAQGYTQEVNRLSVRETGENYSYGRSCSFSFEELEGEGRACESHMLEKQNVIEFLASNKQQTHQLYLKLQGRALLLEEVKRLSFEKSPYITLNHSDHLIMSLQWLVLQGKAEWRPSVSLELHRCWWQHQLSYHCERCNSFREIEQTSCYSCQQPCAYCYNCLSMGRCKSCVPLIFVPASLSGHLDADAQHCISSKTILQWNGQFSKRQAIVAKKVREFVFSKERRFLIWAVCGAGKTELVFPAVDAELARGGAVCIATPRKDVVLELAPRIQNVFPSISVVAIHGSSQQKWEQSQLMISTTHQMLRCYQRYSLIVVDEVDSYPYHQNKTLYHAVKRSLLPHGKILYLSATPPRYLQQELVKKRMDNQVFPFHKKLSLTSSTHAILPARFHGHPLPIPTKLVTTHLRQSIHVLQPITPLLFFLRNSIQAHRQVFIFVPRIEEIPFVVAYVRHFFTDMRDKVEGVHASDPAREHKVRAFREKEYMILVTTTILERGVTIPRSDCIVLEADAPIFDEASLVQIAGRVGRSSDSPKGQILYLMNKKASGPAQAIRHIKQMNRLAEETATMIE; encoded by the coding sequence ATGCATGAATATGTTCTTTATTTAAAAGAAGATGGACATTCTGTCTTAGCATATATTACTCCGTGTTTCCAGGTAGACAAGCAATTTTGGAATGAGCAGAACGGGCAAAGATTGCACATTATTGGAAAAAGTACATCACTCTCCTTACTTTTCGGGATAAGAGACAGGGTGAACAGAAAAATTATGCAGCAAGCTGCCGCTGGTCAAGTTGCTTCTCATACACTCAAGCAGGCACGTCTGGTGGCTCAAGGCTACACGCAAGAGGTAAATCGTCTATCCGTAAGGGAGACAGGTGAAAATTATTCCTACGGGCGATCCTGCTCCTTTAGCTTCGAAGAATTGGAGGGGGAGGGGAGGGCTTGCGAATCTCATATGCTTGAAAAACAAAATGTAATAGAATTCCTTGCTAGCAACAAGCAGCAGACGCATCAGCTTTATCTTAAGCTACAAGGCAGGGCGTTATTATTAGAAGAAGTTAAAAGGTTGAGCTTTGAGAAATCCCCCTATATAACCCTAAATCATTCAGATCACCTTATCATGTCATTGCAATGGCTTGTTTTACAGGGAAAAGCAGAGTGGCGCCCAAGTGTTAGTCTTGAACTACATCGTTGTTGGTGGCAGCATCAACTGTCCTATCATTGTGAGCGGTGCAATAGTTTCAGGGAAATTGAACAAACAAGCTGCTATAGCTGTCAACAACCCTGCGCCTACTGCTATAATTGCCTTTCGATGGGGAGATGCAAGAGCTGTGTACCTCTAATATTTGTGCCTGCAAGTCTGTCCGGTCATCTGGATGCTGATGCGCAACATTGCATTTCCTCAAAAACCATCCTCCAATGGAATGGACAATTTTCTAAGAGGCAAGCAATCGTAGCCAAAAAGGTAAGAGAATTCGTTTTTTCCAAAGAACGGAGATTTCTAATCTGGGCGGTTTGTGGGGCAGGGAAAACAGAGCTCGTGTTTCCAGCGGTCGATGCAGAATTGGCACGTGGAGGAGCTGTGTGTATCGCTACCCCTCGTAAAGATGTCGTTTTAGAACTAGCACCACGTATACAAAACGTATTTCCTTCCATTTCAGTCGTGGCTATTCACGGGAGCAGTCAGCAAAAATGGGAGCAAAGCCAACTGATGATTTCGACTACCCACCAGATGTTACGTTGCTACCAGCGTTATTCTTTGATAGTAGTTGACGAGGTAGATTCTTATCCTTACCACCAAAATAAGACTTTGTATCATGCTGTGAAGCGCTCGTTACTACCACATGGCAAGATTTTATATCTTAGCGCTACACCCCCACGCTATCTTCAGCAAGAACTAGTAAAAAAACGAATGGATAATCAAGTATTCCCTTTTCACAAAAAGCTTTCTCTTACTTCCTCTACACATGCTATTCTGCCAGCTAGGTTTCATGGACATCCACTTCCTATTCCAACAAAGCTTGTTACAACACACTTGCGTCAAAGTATTCATGTATTACAGCCCATTACTCCCTTATTATTTTTTTTACGAAATAGTATACAGGCACACAGGCAGGTCTTTATATTTGTACCGCGAATTGAGGAAATCCCCTTTGTGGTAGCTTATGTTCGGCACTTTTTTACGGATATGAGAGATAAAGTAGAAGGAGTACATGCTTCAGATCCTGCACGTGAACATAAGGTGCGTGCTTTTCGAGAAAAGGAGTACATGATCTTAGTAACGACTACGATTCTGGAACGCGGAGTAACCATTCCTCGTAGCGATTGCATTGTACTAGAGGCAGATGCCCCTATCTTCGACGAAGCTTCACTAGTCCAGATAGCAGGAAGAGTGGGACGGTCCAGTGATTCTCCAAAGGGACAGATTCTCTATCTCATGAATAAGAAAGCTTCTGGTCCTGCTCAAGCTATCAGGCATATTAAACAAATGAATCGCTTGGCAGAAGAGACTGCAACAATGATAGAATGA